The Litchfieldia alkalitelluris genome has a window encoding:
- a CDS encoding C40 family peptidase, with amino-acid sequence MFIGHQIQDDKTMILLLDPSFTEFSSELGMNNNGKKQHVSESVKEYIHNKAPNLNPSIVKIVMGTIVVATFVFQDNHQSEVEASTDNQVEVKQDTYQVRHGDTLWSIAKNHNLSTTELKQLNHLTSDMIYIGQVLNVTIGETPITKPSIYSVKSGDSLSSIARQYTMTVIELKLLNNLTSDLIHPGQTLIVKGENTSEAYPTTTSQYTVVAGDSLSAIAKRFNITVQELMGLNQLTSDVIFIGQTLKVSGVPNENSSTGQLQNYSVQVGDSLTGIARKFNTTVNQLKSLNQLTSDTIYIGQTLKVQGNPMGTATTEQNLIQSGSYTVQPGDSLSVIARKYNITVNELRALNNLTTDTIYVGQVLNVTNSETPSPEKSRQEVKLDLVKDSYNYIGVPYLWGGTTPAGFDCSGFVSFMFQKHGIDFSRATSASYYQMGTTVSREQLEPGDLVFYAVNRPGEISHVGFYVGNNEFISATSSKGIAVYSLDHSYWSQYYVGAKRVY; translated from the coding sequence ATGTTTATAGGGCATCAAATACAAGACGATAAAACAATGATTTTGCTATTAGACCCAAGTTTTACTGAGTTTTCAAGTGAACTTGGGATGAATAATAACGGAAAAAAACAACATGTAAGTGAAAGTGTTAAAGAATATATCCATAACAAAGCTCCTAACCTTAATCCTTCAATAGTCAAAATAGTTATGGGGACTATTGTTGTAGCTACATTTGTATTTCAAGATAATCATCAGTCTGAAGTAGAAGCCTCAACTGATAATCAGGTAGAAGTGAAGCAGGATACATATCAAGTGAGACATGGTGATACACTTTGGAGTATTGCTAAAAACCATAATCTTTCAACAACAGAACTTAAGCAATTAAACCATTTGACAAGTGATATGATATATATTGGTCAAGTACTTAATGTGACAATTGGAGAAACACCCATTACAAAACCATCTATATATTCTGTGAAAAGTGGGGACTCATTATCAAGTATCGCTAGGCAATATACTATGACGGTAATCGAACTAAAGCTTCTAAATAATTTAACTTCTGATCTTATTCATCCTGGACAAACCTTGATTGTTAAGGGAGAAAACACGTCAGAGGCTTATCCAACCACTACCTCACAATACACGGTAGTCGCTGGTGATTCATTATCAGCAATTGCAAAAAGATTTAATATAACTGTTCAAGAGTTGATGGGATTAAACCAATTGACCTCGGATGTTATCTTTATCGGACAGACCCTCAAAGTGTCAGGAGTGCCAAACGAAAATTCATCCACTGGCCAACTCCAAAACTATAGCGTTCAAGTAGGAGATTCCTTAACTGGGATTGCAAGAAAATTTAACACAACAGTGAATCAATTGAAATCCTTAAATCAATTAACAAGCGATACTATTTACATTGGCCAAACATTAAAAGTGCAAGGGAATCCTATGGGCACAGCAACTACAGAACAAAATTTAATTCAATCAGGCAGTTATACTGTTCAACCTGGTGATTCACTATCCGTAATTGCAAGAAAGTATAATATAACAGTCAACGAATTAAGAGCATTAAACAATTTAACAACTGATACGATTTATGTTGGTCAAGTGTTAAATGTTACAAACTCGGAGACACCAAGCCCAGAAAAATCAAGGCAAGAAGTAAAGCTTGATCTTGTAAAAGATTCTTATAACTATATCGGTGTTCCATATCTATGGGGAGGAACAACACCAGCAGGTTTTGATTGTTCTGGGTTTGTATCCTTTATGTTTCAAAAGCATGGGATTGATTTTTCTAGGGCAACCTCTGCTTCTTACTATCAAATGGGTACTACTGTTTCAAGAGAACAACTAGAACCAGGAGATTTGGTATTTTATGCAGTAAACCGGCCTGGTGAAATCTCTCATGTTGGATTTTATGTTGGAAATAATGAATTTATCTCAGCAACTAGCTCAAAGGGGATTGCAGTTTATTCTTTAGATCATTCATATTGGTCCCAATATTATGTTGGAGCAAAAAGAGTATATTAA
- a CDS encoding kinase-associated lipoprotein B, with product MSVEDFKVGDIVTGIYKTGKYIGEVTAVRPQHYLVKIKAVLKHPMQGDLHNPKEVDVPLFHERRSLALNEQTNIPKTMVRKFEGEVDSYEESLKAAINKMKEELTTLGTDWANRSLENITSLEKEYFK from the coding sequence ATGTCAGTTGAAGATTTCAAAGTGGGAGATATCGTTACGGGGATTTATAAAACTGGGAAGTACATCGGTGAAGTAACAGCCGTAAGACCGCAGCATTATTTAGTGAAAATAAAAGCTGTATTAAAGCATCCAATGCAAGGGGATTTACATAACCCAAAGGAAGTTGATGTTCCTCTATTTCATGAAAGAAGATCATTAGCCTTAAATGAGCAAACAAATATCCCTAAAACAATGGTTCGAAAATTTGAGGGTGAAGTAGACTCATATGAAGAATCGCTAAAAGCAGCAATTAACAAAATGAAAGAGGAATTAACAACTCTTGGAACGGACTGGGCAAATCGATCATTAGAAAATATTACTAGTCTTGAAAAGGAATATTTTAAATAG
- a CDS encoding MalY/PatB family protein: MNHPIFDQVIERKGTNSVKWDLNEKLFGHEDVLPMWVADMDFMVPNEVIDAIKERLDHRIFGYTIYPTSLADSIMTWMKKRHQWDIRPDWISYSPGVVTAMAMAIGAFTSPGDKIAIQTPVYQPFFHIIERNKRQLVTIQNRLEDNQYQMDFEQLEKVLTPEVKMFILCNPHNPSGKVWTKDDLTRLGELCVKNGILLLSDDIHADIIIGDTSYTPIASISEEIREQTLTFIAPTKTFNLAGLQASSVIIPNRRLKVKFDHYQSNKGISHLNTLGMVGMEAAYVNGEDWFNDFLLYLKENIKTLTHFINENIPKLKVIQPDATYLVWIDAREFGLSDKDLQRLLTEKGKIGLEPGPKYGPGGEGFFRINLACPRTTLNEGLVRLKTAFEGL; encoded by the coding sequence TTGAATCATCCTATTTTTGATCAAGTAATTGAACGTAAAGGAACAAATTCTGTAAAATGGGATTTAAATGAGAAGTTGTTTGGACATGAAGACGTATTGCCAATGTGGGTTGCAGACATGGACTTTATGGTTCCAAATGAAGTTATTGATGCTATTAAAGAGCGCTTAGATCACCGAATATTTGGTTATACGATATATCCAACATCTCTTGCTGACTCCATAATGACGTGGATGAAGAAGCGACATCAATGGGACATCAGACCAGATTGGATTTCATACAGTCCGGGCGTTGTTACCGCCATGGCAATGGCTATAGGTGCTTTTACAAGCCCAGGTGATAAAATTGCTATTCAGACACCTGTTTATCAGCCCTTTTTCCATATTATCGAAAGAAATAAACGACAATTAGTTACGATTCAAAATCGCCTCGAAGATAACCAATATCAGATGGATTTTGAACAACTTGAAAAGGTCTTAACACCTGAAGTGAAAATGTTTATTTTATGTAATCCTCATAACCCAAGTGGAAAGGTTTGGACCAAAGACGATCTTACTAGACTTGGAGAACTTTGTGTTAAAAATGGAATCTTATTATTATCAGACGATATTCATGCAGATATTATTATAGGGGATACTTCCTATACTCCGATTGCATCTATATCAGAAGAAATTCGTGAACAAACACTCACATTTATTGCACCAACAAAGACCTTTAATTTAGCTGGTCTCCAAGCATCATCAGTTATTATTCCAAATCGCCGTTTAAAGGTTAAATTTGATCATTATCAAAGCAACAAAGGAATCTCCCACCTAAATACCTTAGGGATGGTAGGAATGGAAGCCGCCTATGTAAACGGGGAAGATTGGTTTAATGACTTCTTATTGTACCTTAAAGAAAATATAAAAACCCTAACTCACTTTATTAACGAGAATATACCAAAGCTCAAAGTAATTCAACCAGATGCTACATATCTCGTATGGATTGATGCACGGGAATTTGGATTATCAGACAAAGACCTTCAGAGACTTTTAACTGAAAAAGGGAAGATTGGTTTAGAACCAGGTCCAAAATACGGACCAGGTGGTGAAGGATTTTTCCGAATTAATCTTGCTTGTCCCCGAACTACTTTAAACGAAGGACTTGTTAGATTAAAAACAGCTTTTGAGGGATTATAA
- a CDS encoding DUF1871 family protein: protein MELQNMEMQNMNIKLMEKLLSWDPLGYGADAYETEVVDVLQAVHMLDDSVKLARKIQAIYEFSFEEIIPLKICEKMAMELLVIKNSSSCEI, encoded by the coding sequence ATGGAATTACAAAACATGGAAATGCAAAATATGAATATAAAGCTCATGGAGAAATTATTATCTTGGGATCCACTAGGCTATGGGGCTGATGCGTATGAAACTGAAGTAGTGGATGTGCTTCAAGCTGTTCATATGTTAGATGATTCAGTAAAGTTGGCTAGGAAAATCCAGGCTATTTATGAATTCTCGTTTGAAGAAATAATTCCTTTAAAAATTTGTGAGAAGATGGCAATGGAATTGCTGGTTATTAAAAATAGCTCATCTTGTGAGATATAG
- a CDS encoding alpha/beta hydrolase, translating to MTYLEKEERKVHYAGIDIHYEIYEYRTNKPVVVLIHGFLSSTFSFRKLIPYLTEQYSVIALDFPPFGKSGKPKRFRYSFENIAKTIIGSLKSICNHKIIIIGHSMGGQLALHMARQDSSFIKCIILLCSTSYLKPAKKSLMITSYLPFFDYYVKYYLAKKGVLNNLLSVVNDHSLIDNEMIEGYSLPFENQGVFIGLTRMIRHREGDLSSTELKKIDTPCLLIWGEQDRIVPIHIGKRLHNDLPNSYFITYKDTGHLLPEEKPEDVSKDIIKFIEKQESNL from the coding sequence ATGACTTATTTAGAGAAAGAGGAACGTAAAGTACATTATGCAGGAATTGATATTCACTATGAGATTTATGAATACCGTACAAACAAGCCTGTAGTGGTTCTAATTCATGGTTTTTTATCGTCTACATTTAGTTTTCGAAAATTAATTCCTTATCTTACTGAACAATATTCAGTAATTGCTCTTGATTTCCCTCCATTTGGTAAAAGTGGTAAACCAAAAAGATTTCGATATTCGTTTGAAAATATAGCAAAAACGATAATAGGCTCTCTAAAAAGCATATGCAATCATAAGATCATTATTATTGGTCATTCAATGGGTGGGCAATTAGCGTTACATATGGCAAGACAAGATTCATCGTTTATAAAATGTATCATTCTTCTATGTAGTACATCTTATTTAAAACCTGCAAAAAAAAGTTTAATGATCACCTCTTACCTCCCATTTTTTGACTACTATGTGAAATACTATCTTGCGAAAAAAGGAGTACTTAATAACTTATTAAGTGTGGTTAATGATCATTCACTTATTGATAATGAAATGATTGAAGGATATAGCTTACCGTTCGAAAACCAAGGGGTTTTTATTGGTTTAACTAGGATGATTCGCCATCGAGAAGGAGATTTAAGTTCAACTGAACTTAAAAAAATAGATACGCCTTGTTTGTTGATTTGGGGTGAACAGGACCGAATAGTTCCTATCCATATCGGTAAAAGACTTCATAATGACCTGCCCAATTCTTATTTTATTACCTATAAAGATACTGGTCATCTACTCCCTGAGGAAAAACCTGAGGATGTCTCTAAAGACATTATAAAATTTATAGAAAAACAAGAATCCAATTTATGA
- a CDS encoding Lrp/AsnC family transcriptional regulator — protein MTFNEIEIEILNIIEKDSRLSVDTIAKMVNKSTEEVSTIIKKLEDLNVIVEYNTMVNWRKVAGHEGVTAMIDVKVAPKRGVGFDAIAERIYRYPEVKSVYLMSGAYDLSVVIEGKSMSEVGNFVSDKLSTLDSVLSTTTHFVLKKYKHDGTIFDHGEEDKRIVVSP, from the coding sequence ATGACATTCAATGAAATTGAAATTGAAATATTAAATATTATTGAAAAAGACAGCAGACTATCTGTTGATACAATAGCTAAGATGGTAAACAAAAGTACTGAGGAAGTTAGTACTATTATCAAAAAACTTGAAGATTTAAATGTCATTGTTGAGTACAACACCATGGTCAATTGGAGAAAAGTTGCTGGCCATGAAGGGGTTACAGCGATGATTGATGTCAAGGTTGCTCCTAAACGTGGTGTTGGTTTTGATGCAATCGCAGAAAGAATTTACCGCTATCCAGAGGTAAAGTCAGTTTATCTCATGTCAGGAGCATATGACCTGTCTGTTGTCATTGAAGGAAAATCAATGTCAGAGGTAGGAAACTTTGTCTCAGATAAATTGTCGACTTTAGATTCGGTGCTATCGACAACCACCCACTTTGTATTAAAGAAATATAAACATGATGGGACGATTTTTGATCATGGTGAAGAAGATAAACGTATCGTGGTGTCTCCATGA
- a CDS encoding aminotransferase, whose amino-acid sequence MTINKTQFLSKTVTELKPSGIRRFFDLAANMEGVISLGVGEPDFVTSWAVREACILSLEQGHTSYTANAGLIELRSEIASYLNRSFSVKYSPTSEILVTVGASQALDLALRAIIDPGDEIIIVEPTFVSYAPIVSLAGGVPVPIHTEKEDEFKLRPDQIEKVITNRTKAILICSPNNPTGSVLSKEELVEISKIIKKHDLLVISDEIYAELVYDQTYTSFPSIEDMFDQTILISGFSKGFAMTGWRLGFVCAPEEILQAMLKIHQYTMMCAPTMAQHAAIEALKGGMHDVEEMRKSYRQRRNFFVNSLTEIGLTCYTPGGAFYAFPSIEKTGMTSEQFAENLLLEEKVAVVPGNVFGESGEGFVRCSYASSIEQLQEAVKRMGRFMKKF is encoded by the coding sequence ATGACCATCAATAAAACTCAATTCCTATCTAAAACTGTTACCGAGTTAAAACCTTCTGGGATTCGTCGTTTTTTTGATTTGGCTGCAAATATGGAGGGTGTTATTTCTTTGGGGGTAGGTGAGCCTGATTTCGTCACCTCATGGGCAGTACGTGAAGCCTGTATTTTATCATTAGAGCAAGGACACACATCATACACTGCAAACGCTGGCTTGATTGAGTTAAGATCAGAAATCGCTAGTTATCTAAACCGTTCTTTTTCAGTAAAATATTCTCCTACCTCAGAAATTTTGGTGACTGTTGGTGCGAGCCAAGCCCTTGACTTAGCATTAAGGGCTATCATAGATCCTGGTGATGAAATTATCATTGTGGAGCCAACCTTTGTTTCGTATGCACCTATAGTATCTTTAGCAGGAGGAGTACCAGTACCAATTCATACAGAAAAAGAAGATGAATTTAAACTTCGACCAGATCAAATTGAAAAGGTTATTACTAATAGAACAAAAGCAATTCTGATTTGTTCCCCTAATAATCCGACGGGAAGCGTGCTTTCAAAAGAGGAGCTTGTAGAAATTAGCAAAATAATTAAAAAGCATGATTTATTGGTCATTTCTGATGAAATTTATGCAGAACTAGTTTACGACCAAACGTATACTAGTTTTCCGAGTATAGAAGATATGTTTGATCAAACGATTTTAATCTCAGGTTTTTCGAAGGGGTTTGCCATGACAGGTTGGCGCTTGGGATTTGTATGCGCCCCAGAAGAGATTCTACAAGCGATGCTCAAGATCCATCAATATACAATGATGTGTGCTCCTACAATGGCCCAGCATGCCGCAATTGAAGCATTAAAGGGTGGAATGCATGATGTGGAAGAGATGAGGAAGAGTTACCGTCAGCGGCGGAATTTCTTTGTTAACTCGTTGACTGAAATAGGATTAACATGTTACACCCCGGGAGGAGCATTTTATGCGTTTCCATCCATTGAGAAAACCGGAATGACGTCTGAACAGTTTGCTGAAAATCTACTTCTAGAAGAAAAGGTAGCAGTTGTTCCAGGGAACGTTTTTGGTGAAAGTGGGGAAGGATTTGTTCGATGTTCATACGCATCATCCATTGAACAGCTACAAGAGGCAGTTAAGAGGATGGGAAGGTTCATGAAGAAATTCTAA